From a single Schistosoma mansoni strain Puerto Rico chromosome 4, complete genome genomic region:
- a CDS encoding putative cyclin-B1-interacting protein 1, which translates to MLVCNYRKCRQPLKICAVGTVCKHIFCITHSPLQLKTSDGTFQCPACKYRLKENSDIIEVDLQPCEQFRSMILMGQTPDTIFDVCRRAIEFFTLQTAQGVKYLEYINYKLEERYKNMEIQCKSLLSNLEQKINKLQNEKDAIEKECEELRDKLVASTHKLSQLEGDISRLNLSKRSDSDRTCFSDHIHIRSVQSTQSSDTLNPKFPRCSPDSAFPSPFGLGNRQSHFNFSKRPEISSSNLFLAQTSRKSPTKMLLPNPFLNNSLRNLSKISSKPLYK; encoded by the exons ATGCTTGTGTGCAACTACAGAAAATGTAGACAACCCTTGAAAATCTGTGCCGTTGGCACTGTATGCAAGCACATCTTCTGCATTACTCACAGTCCTCTTCAACTTAAAACTTCTGACGGGACGTTTCAGTGCCCAGCCTGCAAATACCGACTTAAAGAAAATTCTGATATAATCGAA GTTGACCTACAGCCCTGCGAACAGTTTAGAAGCATGATTCTAATGGGTCAAACACCCGACACAATTTTCGATGTGTGTCGTAGAGCCATTGAATTCTTCACCTTACAAACTGCTCAGGGTGTTAAATATTTGGAGTACATTAATTACAAACTGGAAGAAAGGTATAAAAACATGGAGATTCAATGCAAGTCATTGTTGAGCAATCTTGAACAGAAAATTAACAAACTACAAAATGAAAAGGACGCT ATAGAAAAGGAATGTGAAGAACTAAGGGACAAACTAGTTGCATCAACCCATAAGTTGTCGCAACTCGAAGGAGATATTAGCAGGTTAAATCTGTCTAAACGATCTGATTCCGACAGAACTTGTTTTTCTGATCATATACATATTAGGTCAGTACAATCAACTCAGTCTTCAGATACTCTAAATCCAAAGTTTCCTAGATGCTCACCTGACTCGGCATTCCCAAGCCCTTTTGGTTTGGGTAATCGTCAATCACACTTTAATTTTTCTAAGCGGCCTGAGATTAGTTCATCTAATTTGTTTTTAGCACAAACTTCACGTAAATCACCAACTAAAATGCTACTTCCTAATCCTTTTCTAAACAACAGCCTTCGAAATCTTTCAAAAATCTCCAGTAAACCACTTTACAAGTAA